GCTGAACGTTACCTACATCCCGATTCACAGCGATTCAATCGCTCTGGCCGAACGGGTGACAAGCGAGGAAATATTCGAGACCGGGGTCAAGGTGGTGGATCTGCTCGCTCCGCTGGAAAAGGGCGGCAAGGCGGGTTTGTTCGGCGGCGCGGGTGTCGGCAAGACCGTGCTCATCACGGAGTTTATTCACAACATGGTCGGCACGCATCAGGGGGTGTCCATCTTTTGCGGTATCGGCGAGAGGTGTCGCGAGGGCGAGGAGCTCTATCGCGAAATGCGCGACGCCGGTGTTCTGGACAACACGGTCATGGTCTTCGGACAGATGAACGAACCGCCCGGCGCCCGGTTCAGGGTCGGGCATACGGCCCTGACAATGGCCGAATACTTTCGCGACAGCAAAGGGCAGGACGTCCTGTTGCTGGTAGATAATATCTTCCGTTTCATCCAGGCGGGAATGGAGTTGTCCGGCCTGCTTGGGCGACTCCCGTCGCGCATGGGCTACCAGCCGACATTGGGGCCGGAGTTGGCTGAGTTTCAGGAGCGGATATCCTCAAGCCGCAAGGGAGCCATCTCTTCCATCCAGGCGGTTTATGTTCCGGCTGACGACCTGACGGACCCCTCGGCCACACACACCCTGTCCCATCTGTCGGCCTCCATCGTGCTGTCGCGCAAACGGGCCGGAGAAGGTTTCTACCCTTCCGTGGACCCGCTCCAATCCAAGTCCATGATGCTTTCGCCGAACATTGTCGGTCAAAAGCATTACGATGTGGCCCGTGAAACCAGACGTACACTGGCAGAATATGATGAACTCAAGGATATCATTGCCATGCTCGGCTTGGAAGAACTCTCGAGCGAGGATCGCAAGACGGTCTACCGGGCGCGGCGGCTGGAACGTTTTTTGACCCAGCCGTTTCACACTACCCGGCATTTCACCGGCATGGAGGGACGTACGGTGCCCTTGGCCTCTACCGTGGAGGGATGCGAGCGGATTCTCAATGATGAGTTTGCGGACATGAATGAGGCCGGGCTGTATATGATCGGCAGTGTGGACGAGGCAAGGCACGGGGGGAAGTCATGATGAACCTGAAAATCCTTTTGCCCTCCAAAATATTTCTGGACGAATCGGTGGAAAAGATCACGGGCGAGTCGCCCATGGGCGGGTTCACGCTCAAGCCGCGCCATATCGACATGACCACGGCCATTACGCCGGGGATCATGAGCTACACCTACGGCGGAGGCGAGACTGTGCATCTGGCCGTGGA
The genomic region above belongs to uncultured Pseudodesulfovibrio sp. and contains:
- the atpD gene encoding F0F1 ATP synthase subunit beta, producing the protein MATSEFNGTVSAIRGSVVDAVFEGAVPPMRSILAAGPDGSVVVEVADHVSMDEVRCIALTPTAGLARGDVITGDGTGLTAPVGSTLAGRVFNVFGKVSDGGEEPLNVTYIPIHSDSIALAERVTSEEIFETGVKVVDLLAPLEKGGKAGLFGGAGVGKTVLITEFIHNMVGTHQGVSIFCGIGERCREGEELYREMRDAGVLDNTVMVFGQMNEPPGARFRVGHTALTMAEYFRDSKGQDVLLLVDNIFRFIQAGMELSGLLGRLPSRMGYQPTLGPELAEFQERISSSRKGAISSIQAVYVPADDLTDPSATHTLSHLSASIVLSRKRAGEGFYPSVDPLQSKSMMLSPNIVGQKHYDVARETRRTLAEYDELKDIIAMLGLEELSSEDRKTVYRARRLERFLTQPFHTTRHFTGMEGRTVPLASTVEGCERILNDEFADMNEAGLYMIGSVDEARHGGKS